The Abditibacteriaceae bacterium genome includes a window with the following:
- a CDS encoding YihY/virulence factor BrkB family protein — protein MAVETPLPAPLEWLETHAPLLHWPIRFGWRFFERWERDKCPLIAASLAFFGLLSVFPILLAAIALLSRFVADNPALLKQFRTFAASFFPGAAGDVLGEIDTIAQTSDPRTLGIAAIASLVWSGRAYFATLASVLNTIWPHAVARVWWKEQLMQFALLAGAGALWLCSTAATIGLQTAQRLAEPLMRRAPDAFLVRQPALWNFAGQIVAFFLTTLMFWLIYRFVPNVSTRRRRRLIWGAALWGSLAWEAAKWIFTDVISAQSARYRSTYGGVASVVLTLLWIYFSSMILLLGAEAAAVYEEMCGENKETRETAN, from the coding sequence ATGGCCGTTGAAACCCCGTTGCCCGCGCCTCTGGAATGGCTCGAAACGCACGCGCCGCTTTTGCATTGGCCGATTCGATTTGGTTGGCGCTTTTTCGAGCGCTGGGAAAGAGACAAATGCCCGCTGATTGCGGCTTCGCTCGCGTTTTTTGGCTTGCTTTCGGTGTTTCCGATTTTGCTGGCAGCGATTGCGCTTCTCAGTCGCTTCGTAGCCGATAACCCGGCGCTGTTAAAGCAATTCCGAACGTTCGCAGCCTCGTTCTTTCCCGGCGCGGCAGGCGATGTGCTGGGAGAAATCGACACCATCGCTCAGACAAGCGACCCGCGCACACTCGGCATTGCGGCCATTGCTTCTCTTGTGTGGAGCGGGCGCGCGTATTTTGCGACGCTGGCTTCGGTTCTCAACACTATTTGGCCGCACGCGGTTGCGCGCGTTTGGTGGAAAGAGCAACTGATGCAGTTCGCGCTGCTGGCCGGTGCGGGCGCGCTGTGGTTGTGTTCCACCGCAGCGACCATCGGTTTGCAAACAGCGCAACGACTCGCCGAGCCGTTGATGCGACGTGCCCCCGATGCGTTTCTGGTGCGCCAGCCGGCGCTATGGAATTTCGCCGGTCAGATTGTCGCCTTTTTCCTGACGACGCTAATGTTCTGGCTGATTTATCGGTTTGTTCCCAATGTTTCGACGCGTCGTCGTCGTCGGCTTATCTGGGGTGCGGCGCTGTGGGGCAGCCTCGCGTGGGAAGCCGCAAAGTGGATTTTTACCGATGTCATTTCCGCCCAGAGCGCGCGATATCGTTCGACTTACGGCGGCGTGGCGAGCGTTGTTCTAACATTGCTGTGGATTTATTTTTCGTCGATGATTCTGCTGCTGGGCGCTGAAGCTGCTGCCGTGTACGAAGAAATGTGTGGTGAAAACAAGGAAACCCGTGAAACTGCCAACTGA
- the def gene encoding peptide deformylase, whose protein sequence is MVRPVLLVPDARLKTPCTPVVDFGDALQNLIRDLEDTIADNTGCVGAAACQIGEMWRVAIVDTSGHRKFGAESSGRMVLINPRIVEKHGERVGREGCLSLPDFTANVRRAEEIVVEWQDETGAPQRREASGFEAVAIQHEVDHCDGILFLDRVSNLNTDVFPRKKK, encoded by the coding sequence ATGGTTCGACCTGTTCTCCTTGTGCCCGACGCGCGCCTCAAAACGCCCTGCACCCCCGTCGTTGATTTCGGCGATGCGTTGCAGAACCTCATCCGCGATCTCGAAGATACCATCGCCGATAACACGGGCTGTGTTGGTGCCGCCGCGTGTCAAATCGGCGAGATGTGGCGTGTGGCGATTGTCGATACGTCGGGCCATCGCAAATTCGGCGCAGAATCGAGCGGACGAATGGTGCTGATAAACCCGCGCATTGTGGAAAAACACGGTGAACGTGTGGGGCGCGAAGGCTGTTTGTCCTTGCCCGATTTCACGGCGAACGTGCGTCGCGCCGAAGAAATCGTCGTCGAGTGGCAAGACGAAACCGGCGCGCCGCAACGCCGCGAAGCGAGCGGCTTTGAAGCTGTGGCAATTCAGCACGAAGTCGATCATTGCGACGGCATCTTGTTTCTCGACCGCGTTTCCAACCTCAACACCGACGTGTTTCCGCGCAAGAAAAAGTAA
- a CDS encoding 6-phosphofructokinase, translated as MARGENCLIIVAGHPTAVTNSVITGIIEEAGNGDHIADVLGASGGVTHLTDERLLDLGAQKRKVLEGLRRTPGSVLAGTHKILTDTDATALVELLRARNIGIVFLVGGPAAIGLVRFVQEAVDKNGLDVLAFGIPVSAENDVDAGDHCAGYGSAARFAAGAARDAARAAAGGEEPIIVLELPGKESGFLAAASTLARDAHNPAPHCVLVPESPVALENVADEMRRAYQKYGYAVAVTTEGVRDENGAALDGDALAALLREKIGVAARCDKPGSLARVAQNAISRVDADEAHLLGELAVRLSGDVGEEDQKQYSGIVVVLQRDLHTADKGEKGYRAVEGTQQIAQVNEGARRLPAAFLTASGTQISDEFTEWARPLIGGALTEYTSLA; from the coding sequence ATGGCACGGGGCGAAAATTGTTTGATCATCGTAGCGGGACATCCGACAGCAGTCACGAACTCGGTGATTACTGGAATTATTGAAGAAGCGGGCAATGGCGACCATATCGCCGATGTTCTGGGCGCATCGGGCGGCGTCACACATTTAACCGACGAGCGTTTGCTCGACCTGGGCGCGCAGAAGCGCAAAGTTTTGGAAGGACTGCGCCGCACGCCGGGTTCCGTCCTCGCGGGCACGCACAAAATCCTCACCGACACCGACGCAACGGCGCTCGTCGAATTGCTGCGCGCGCGCAATATCGGCATCGTCTTTCTGGTGGGCGGCCCCGCCGCAATTGGCCTCGTGCGCTTTGTGCAGGAAGCCGTCGATAAAAATGGCCTCGATGTCTTGGCGTTTGGCATTCCGGTTTCGGCTGAAAACGATGTCGATGCGGGCGATCACTGCGCCGGTTATGGCAGCGCCGCTCGCTTTGCTGCTGGAGCCGCGCGCGACGCCGCACGCGCCGCCGCCGGTGGCGAAGAGCCGATTATCGTGCTGGAATTGCCCGGCAAGGAAAGCGGCTTTTTGGCCGCAGCCTCGACGCTCGCACGCGACGCGCACAACCCTGCGCCGCATTGCGTTCTGGTGCCGGAATCGCCGGTTGCGCTGGAAAATGTTGCCGACGAAATGCGCCGCGCTTATCAGAAGTATGGCTATGCAGTCGCCGTGACAACCGAAGGCGTGCGCGATGAAAATGGCGCAGCTCTCGATGGCGACGCTCTTGCCGCGTTGCTCCGCGAGAAAATCGGTGTGGCCGCACGTTGTGACAAGCCAGGCAGCTTGGCGCGCGTTGCACAGAACGCAATTTCGCGCGTTGATGCCGACGAAGCGCATTTGCTCGGCGAACTCGCGGTTCGCTTATCGGGCGATGTCGGAGAAGAAGACCAGAAGCAGTATTCCGGCATCGTCGTTGTCTTGCAGCGCGACTTGCACACTGCCGACAAAGGCGAGAAAGGCTACCGCGCCGTTGAAGGCACGCAGCAAATCGCGCAGGTCAACGAAGGCGCGCGCCGCTTACCCGCCGCGTTCCTCACTGCCAGCGGCACGCAGATTTCCGACGAGTTCACCGAATGGGCGCGTCCGCTCATCGGCGGCGCGCTCACCGAATATACCTCGCTGGCGTAA
- a CDS encoding DUF4350 domain-containing protein, producing MKEKMRGRGPAITVILLFLLACWLGIASRQQPLQSPYPRAGFKDATPLGGKGLQLLLQRLGFSVKRHTERIKTMPPDARAWLLLDPQTQFSRTEADLLLAWVADGGTFVWAASPDWFGSSNNTGVQRLRTRLQAKTSGGANFPTGDELPALVPYSFGAASVLRSGVTKASGSGSTVEIDRTYQELAGNPVGIELAEMRWGKGRVIIAPDALLFTNYALSKDDNAVLVSNFVRAGSLNGGVYFDERAHGELAQDGKEPFEPNLLYYLTHGAARWAMLQLAFAGLLLWAYYGRRLGAPVPLPDREPVTRAGQFALAMGLLFRKANRPKAAAEILGEEFRRSLARRLGLSPNDPDEILAAAAERATGLPSRFIDRLLLKSKNPATTDAEALADAQDMEQVLRRLDQR from the coding sequence ATGAAAGAAAAGATGCGCGGGCGCGGCCCGGCAATCACCGTCATTCTGTTGTTCCTGCTTGCGTGCTGGCTGGGCATCGCGTCGCGACAGCAACCATTGCAATCACCATATCCGCGCGCGGGCTTCAAAGACGCAACTCCACTCGGAGGCAAAGGTTTGCAACTCCTTTTGCAGCGGTTGGGTTTTTCGGTCAAGCGCCACACCGAACGCATTAAAACGATGCCGCCCGATGCGCGTGCGTGGCTCTTGCTCGACCCGCAAACGCAATTTTCGCGCACCGAAGCCGACTTGCTGCTGGCGTGGGTGGCGGATGGCGGCACATTCGTTTGGGCCGCTTCGCCCGATTGGTTCGGTAGTTCCAACAATACCGGCGTCCAGCGACTGCGGACACGCTTGCAGGCCAAAACTTCCGGCGGCGCTAATTTCCCCACTGGCGATGAACTTCCAGCGCTCGTGCCGTATTCATTCGGCGCGGCGAGCGTGCTACGAAGCGGTGTAACAAAAGCGTCGGGGTCGGGAAGTACCGTCGAAATCGACCGTACTTATCAGGAACTCGCGGGCAATCCGGTCGGAATTGAGTTAGCCGAAATGAGGTGGGGCAAAGGCCGCGTCATCATCGCACCCGATGCGCTTTTGTTTACCAATTACGCTCTCAGCAAAGACGACAACGCCGTCTTGGTTTCCAATTTTGTGCGTGCCGGTTCGCTCAACGGGGGCGTGTATTTCGATGAGCGTGCGCACGGCGAGTTGGCACAAGACGGAAAGGAACCGTTCGAGCCGAACCTGCTGTATTACCTGACTCACGGCGCGGCGCGTTGGGCGATGCTGCAACTGGCGTTTGCGGGCCTTTTGCTGTGGGCCTATTACGGTCGCAGACTGGGCGCGCCGGTTCCGCTTCCCGACCGCGAACCCGTGACGCGCGCCGGACAATTTGCCCTCGCGATGGGACTGTTGTTTCGTAAGGCGAACCGCCCCAAAGCCGCCGCCGAAATTCTGGGCGAAGAGTTCCGCCGTTCGCTCGCGCGCCGTCTGGGACTTTCGCCGAACGACCCCGACGAGATTCTGGCGGCTGCCGCCGAACGCGCCACCGGCCTGCCCTCGCGCTTCATCGACCGCTTGTTGTTAAAAAGTAAAAACCCGGCAACAACGGATGCCGAAGCGCTTGCCGACGCACAAGACATGGAACAAGTGCTGCGCCGCCTCGACCAACGTTAG
- a CDS encoding 5-formyltetrahydrofolate cyclo-ligase, giving the protein MNAPTLFSLHETSAERKASLRRQMRARRDAIGLAARSSASNRVSKKLAKRSASRGIIAVYLATPRELSLAPFIERARRRGWRLAAPHKDGFVRLKDNGELQGEVHVADIALFLVPGIAFSRDGARLGQGGGWYDRVLVHRRADSLVVGVAFDEQIVDEIPCEAHDIPLDFLCTPRDFVCCKSLRPSVSRQSPEIDRTPEAHGR; this is encoded by the coding sequence ATGAACGCGCCAACACTTTTTTCCCTCCACGAAACATCTGCCGAGCGCAAAGCTTCTCTGCGCCGGCAAATGCGCGCGCGCCGCGATGCAATTGGGCTCGCGGCCCGTTCGAGCGCTTCCAATCGTGTGTCAAAGAAATTGGCAAAACGCAGCGCGTCGCGCGGCATCATCGCGGTTTATCTGGCGACGCCGCGCGAGCTTTCGCTCGCACCGTTTATCGAGCGCGCAAGGCGGCGCGGTTGGCGGCTCGCCGCGCCCCACAAAGACGGTTTTGTACGGCTCAAAGACAATGGCGAACTACAGGGAGAAGTGCATGTTGCGGACATCGCGTTGTTTCTCGTGCCGGGCATTGCGTTCAGCAGAGATGGCGCGCGATTAGGGCAGGGCGGCGGCTGGTACGACCGCGTTCTGGTGCATCGGCGTGCCGACAGTCTCGTCGTCGGCGTTGCGTTCGATGAACAAATCGTTGACGAAATTCCTTGTGAAGCGCACGACATCCCCCTCGATTTTCTTTGCACGCCGCGCGATTTCGTTTGCTGCAAAAGCCTTCGCCCTTCCGTTTCGCGGCAGTCACCCGAAATCGACCGTACCCCGGAAGCGCATGGCCGTTGA
- a CDS encoding alpha/beta hydrolase, protein MKKSSFKTSKSRTFVTDWIDETVRRSSLEYETLDVETSFGKTRVLCVNHSNKALKPLVYVPGARTCGIFLDLSNQLQTLAANHRIYLLDVVGQVGLSDGTNPSLKDASYGVWLADVCRSLEIESAVFVGASFGGQIILKLATAAPELLAKAILLNPIGFSNISFAPANLLRTLAPVVSPTRRNVDNFLNTIVFAPNDGITAETKTRVADFVENAVQNFKFAGEYPSRMPDAEIEKLTAETHLVVGKCDGLIPHQKTVTRAKKLLPNLKSVHICAEQAHGIEVSGETIAQLRRILQR, encoded by the coding sequence ATGAAAAAATCGAGTTTCAAAACTTCAAAATCCAGAACCTTCGTCACCGATTGGATTGATGAAACGGTCCGTCGTTCCAGCCTAGAATACGAAACACTGGATGTTGAAACCTCGTTTGGCAAGACGCGCGTTTTATGCGTCAACCACAGCAACAAGGCATTGAAGCCTCTGGTCTATGTTCCAGGCGCGCGAACCTGCGGCATCTTTTTAGACCTTTCCAATCAGCTTCAAACGCTGGCGGCGAACCACCGAATTTACCTTCTCGATGTCGTCGGGCAAGTCGGCCTCAGCGACGGCACGAACCCAAGCCTGAAAGATGCCAGCTACGGAGTTTGGCTGGCGGACGTTTGCCGCAGCCTCGAAATCGAATCCGCTGTTTTTGTAGGTGCTTCGTTTGGCGGACAAATCATTTTGAAACTGGCGACAGCCGCGCCGGAACTCCTCGCGAAAGCAATTCTGCTCAACCCGATTGGCTTTTCCAACATCAGCTTCGCGCCCGCCAACCTCCTCCGCACACTGGCTCCGGTGGTTTCTCCAACGCGACGAAATGTGGATAATTTTTTGAACACCATTGTCTTTGCGCCAAACGACGGCATCACCGCCGAAACGAAAACGCGAGTCGCCGATTTTGTCGAAAACGCGGTGCAAAACTTCAAGTTTGCCGGTGAATACCCGTCACGAATGCCGGACGCCGAGATAGAGAAACTCACAGCAGAAACGCATCTCGTTGTGGGAAAATGCGACGGACTCATTCCGCATCAGAAAACAGTTACACGCGCGAAAAAGTTGTTGCCGAATCTCAAAAGCGTGCATATTTGCGCGGAACAAGCCCACGGCATCGAAGTTTCGGGCGAAACCATCGCACAGTTGCGGCGAATTTTGCAGCGTTAA
- a CDS encoding ACT domain-containing protein — translation MIIITAVGADRPGMAHAVAALLSHSGCNIEDTTMTRLSGEFAMILIVSPPQSTTPETLAQTLAPLEQSHGLFISCRDIDDDAVTQKAAGERWMLSVYGPEKSGLVARVTEVLANRQANITDVQTRVASGGALYVMIFQLELPQGQSIDALRDDLQAAAIELNVQTSLHPLEEDTL, via the coding sequence ATGATTATCATTACTGCCGTTGGAGCCGACCGGCCTGGCATGGCGCACGCGGTTGCAGCGCTATTGTCTCACTCGGGCTGTAACATCGAAGACACCACCATGACGCGGCTTTCGGGCGAATTTGCCATGATTCTCATCGTGTCGCCGCCCCAAAGTACCACGCCCGAAACTCTGGCCCAAACGCTTGCACCGCTGGAGCAGTCGCATGGATTGTTCATTAGCTGTCGCGACATTGATGATGACGCTGTGACGCAAAAAGCGGCAGGCGAACGCTGGATGCTTTCGGTTTACGGGCCGGAGAAAAGCGGCCTCGTCGCGCGCGTGACGGAAGTTCTGGCGAACCGGCAGGCGAATATCACCGATGTGCAAACGCGCGTCGCATCGGGCGGCGCATTGTATGTGATGATTTTTCAGCTTGAGCTTCCGCAAGGGCAAAGCATCGACGCTCTACGCGATGATTTGCAAGCCGCCGCGATTGAACTTAACGTGCAAACATCGCTGCATCCGCTTGAAGAGGACACTCTCTAA
- a CDS encoding TIGR01777 family oxidoreductase: protein MKTIAVTGASGLVGTVFCELARANGHRVFGLARVAAPSAQTPGWNIKSGQFVLPDNARADVVVHLAGETVVGRWTPQKKRAILDSRVPATRALATFLAQQSTPPEVFVSASAIGIYGNRGDAPLDETAMAGTGFLARVATEWEDATLPAKAAGIRVVTPRLGIVLSTQGGALAAMRPPFALGLGGPMGKGTQWMSWISLEDTARALLHVVETREIAGPLNFVAPEPVRNREFAQTLAAQLRRPALLPVPGFVLRLLLGEAADGMLLYSSRVVPAHLENSGFQWNSPNLAEALKKELA, encoded by the coding sequence ATGAAAACCATCGCGGTGACAGGCGCATCCGGCTTGGTAGGAACAGTGTTCTGCGAACTGGCGCGCGCGAACGGACACCGCGTTTTTGGTCTTGCGCGCGTTGCGGCTCCGTCGGCACAAACGCCGGGCTGGAACATCAAGAGCGGGCAGTTTGTTTTGCCCGACAATGCACGCGCCGATGTCGTGGTGCATCTCGCTGGTGAAACCGTTGTAGGCCGCTGGACGCCGCAAAAAAAACGCGCGATTCTCGACAGCCGTGTTCCTGCCACGCGAGCACTGGCAACATTTCTCGCGCAGCAAAGTACGCCACCTGAGGTTTTCGTTTCCGCGTCGGCAATTGGAATTTACGGCAATCGCGGCGATGCACCTCTCGACGAAACCGCGATGGCTGGAACCGGCTTTCTGGCGCGCGTCGCGACCGAGTGGGAAGATGCCACGCTTCCGGCCAAAGCAGCAGGTATTCGCGTAGTGACTCCGCGTCTGGGAATTGTGCTTTCCACCCAAGGCGGGGCACTTGCAGCGATGCGTCCTCCATTCGCGCTTGGGCTGGGTGGCCCGATGGGAAAAGGCACGCAATGGATGAGTTGGATCTCGCTCGAAGATACAGCGCGCGCGCTACTTCATGTTGTAGAAACCAGAGAAATTGCAGGCCCGTTGAATTTTGTCGCGCCAGAGCCGGTGAGGAATCGTGAGTTCGCTCAAACGCTCGCAGCGCAGTTGCGGCGACCGGCGCTGCTGCCCGTTCCGGGTTTTGTGTTGCGCCTGCTTTTGGGCGAAGCCGCCGACGGAATGCTGCTTTATTCATCACGCGTTGTTCCCGCACATCTGGAAAACAGCGGTTTTCAGTGGAACTCTCCAAATCTTGCCGAGGCGCTCAAAAAAGAGCTTGCGTAA
- a CDS encoding SDR family oxidoreductase, translating to MNSIVIIGATGGIGAALCRSLSQNGTPLFLGARDAVKLQALAEETGATFSPVDATDSESVKAFFQAAQDAAEGIDGVVSLAGSLLLKAAHQTSDEEWMQTIAQNLTSAFFTTRAAVKAMPQGGSIVLMSSVAARLGLANHEAIAAAKGGVSGLVLSAAATYAKQNIRVNAVAPGLVRTPLTKGLTSNEIMLKASSAMHPLNRIGEPEDVASLIAWLLDLRNSWITGQIIGCDGGLGSVRGR from the coding sequence ATGAACTCAATCGTTATCATTGGCGCGACGGGCGGCATTGGCGCCGCGCTTTGCCGCAGCCTGTCGCAAAATGGAACGCCGCTTTTTCTTGGCGCGCGCGATGCGGTGAAGCTGCAAGCCCTCGCCGAAGAAACGGGCGCTACATTTTCCCCCGTCGATGCAACTGATAGCGAATCGGTGAAGGCGTTTTTTCAGGCAGCGCAGGACGCGGCCGAAGGCATTGACGGTGTTGTCAGTCTCGCCGGTTCGCTGCTCCTCAAAGCGGCGCACCAAACTTCAGATGAGGAATGGATGCAGACGATTGCCCAGAATCTCACCAGCGCTTTTTTCACCACGCGTGCAGCCGTCAAAGCGATGCCGCAAGGCGGTTCAATCGTCTTGATGTCGTCGGTGGCGGCTCGGCTCGGTCTTGCCAACCATGAAGCGATTGCTGCCGCGAAAGGCGGCGTCAGCGGTTTGGTGCTGTCGGCGGCGGCGACATATGCCAAACAAAATATTCGGGTCAATGCCGTTGCCCCCGGTCTGGTACGCACGCCGCTGACCAAAGGTCTCACGTCCAACGAAATCATGCTCAAAGCCTCGTCGGCGATGCACCCGCTGAATCGCATCGGCGAACCGGAGGATGTGGCGTCTCTGATTGCGTGGCTGCTGGACTTGCGCAACAGTTGGATTACTGGCCAGATCATCGGCTGCGACGGCGGGCTCGGCTCCGTGCGGGGCCGATAA
- a CDS encoding MoxR family ATPase yields MNEQPSFPTEPQQPTPQQSAPEASSLEVAEARAASATQPVKALADAVRAEISKAVVGQDDVITQFLVTLLVRGHVLLEGVPGVAKTLTAKSLAHVLSAEFKRVQFTPDLMPSDVVGTNVFEIQSAQFSLRQGPVFTDLLLADEINRTPPKTQSALLEAMQERTVTIDGVTHTLSPLFTVFATQNPIDYEGTYPLPEAQLDRFTMKVSMTYPSPDEEAALLVRVHRGFNAHELSSVGLNAVISREELEAARTAVRNVTVGEGIVRYITSLVGRTRSLPTLTLGASPRASVALLECAKAHAALSGRDFVSPEDVKTVALPVMRHRLLLRAESEMEGLRTDDIVRGLLNEIEVPR; encoded by the coding sequence ATGAACGAACAACCCTCTTTCCCCACCGAACCACAGCAGCCCACACCGCAACAATCAGCGCCCGAAGCCTCGTCGCTGGAAGTCGCCGAAGCACGGGCAGCCAGCGCAACGCAGCCGGTGAAAGCGCTCGCCGATGCGGTGCGCGCCGAAATCTCAAAAGCCGTCGTCGGGCAAGACGACGTCATTACGCAATTCCTCGTCACTCTTCTGGTGCGCGGACACGTGCTGCTCGAAGGGGTGCCGGGCGTGGCGAAAACACTCACGGCAAAAAGCCTGGCGCACGTTCTCAGCGCCGAGTTCAAGCGCGTGCAGTTCACACCCGACTTGATGCCTTCGGATGTTGTCGGCACCAACGTTTTTGAAATTCAAAGCGCGCAGTTCTCGTTGCGACAGGGGCCGGTTTTTACGGACTTGCTGCTCGCCGACGAAATCAACCGCACGCCTCCCAAGACGCAAAGCGCGCTTTTGGAAGCGATGCAGGAACGCACGGTGACAATTGATGGCGTGACTCATACGCTTTCGCCGCTCTTTACAGTCTTTGCGACGCAGAACCCCATCGACTACGAAGGCACCTACCCGCTCCCCGAAGCGCAGCTCGACCGCTTCACCATGAAAGTCTCGATGACCTACCCATCGCCGGATGAAGAAGCGGCTTTGCTGGTGCGCGTGCATCGCGGTTTCAACGCACATGAACTTTCGAGCGTTGGGCTCAATGCTGTTATTTCGCGCGAGGAACTGGAAGCCGCGCGAACTGCCGTTCGCAACGTCACGGTCGGCGAAGGGATTGTGCGTTACATCACGTCGCTCGTGGGCCGCACGCGCAGCTTGCCGACGCTGACGCTGGGCGCCAGCCCGCGCGCAAGTGTCGCCCTTCTCGAATGCGCCAAAGCGCACGCCGCGCTTTCGGGCCGCGATTTCGTTTCGCCTGAAGATGTGAAAACCGTTGCGCTCCCCGTGATGCGCCATCGTTTACTGCTCCGCGCCGAAAGCGAAATGGAAGGCCTGCGTACCGATGACATCGTGCGCGGCTTGCTCAATGAAATCGAAGTGCCGCGCTAA
- a CDS encoding phosphatidate cytidylyltransferase — MKLPTDAETGEPKPGDAKIARVLTAIVGMALVVPVVWIGGTAFNALASLLAVAGLRELVVAARRSASPLVPEVVYPALGLLLVAHWQSSRAWGGDSVAQHTLMLIAASNFLIPMALLGRAVWKFGSKRPISLASVALSHLAVNYCGLFAFIMLLRGLPNDYGMRLFWLVLLGVWAGDTLAYYGGKLFGRHKLTPLSPGKTREGALCGIAATLVVCLCIAWAWPLPFQWWDKIAVAALVALFAPLGDLAESLLKRELDVKDLGRALPGHGGILDRCDSLLFAALPVYFYALWRILP, encoded by the coding sequence GTGAAACTGCCAACTGACGCCGAAACCGGAGAACCAAAACCAGGCGATGCCAAAATCGCGCGCGTGCTGACGGCCATTGTTGGCATGGCGCTTGTGGTGCCGGTCGTCTGGATTGGCGGCACCGCGTTCAACGCTCTTGCAAGCCTTTTAGCCGTCGCCGGTTTGCGAGAACTTGTCGTCGCCGCGCGTCGCTCGGCTTCGCCTCTCGTGCCGGAAGTTGTTTATCCCGCGTTGGGCTTGTTGCTCGTGGCTCACTGGCAAAGCTCGCGCGCGTGGGGCGGCGATTCGGTGGCGCAACACACTTTGATGCTCATCGCGGCGTCGAATTTTCTCATCCCGATGGCGCTTCTGGGCCGCGCGGTATGGAAGTTTGGCAGCAAACGGCCGATTTCGTTGGCTTCGGTCGCACTGTCGCATCTCGCGGTAAATTACTGCGGCCTTTTCGCGTTCATAATGCTCTTGCGCGGGTTACCCAACGATTACGGAATGCGCTTATTCTGGCTCGTGCTTTTGGGCGTTTGGGCAGGCGACACCCTCGCGTATTATGGTGGAAAATTGTTTGGTCGCCATAAGCTCACGCCGCTGTCTCCGGGCAAGACGCGCGAAGGAGCGCTTTGTGGCATCGCGGCAACGCTTGTCGTGTGCCTGTGCATTGCGTGGGCGTGGCCCTTACCTTTTCAATGGTGGGACAAAATTGCAGTCGCTGCGTTGGTCGCTTTGTTTGCGCCGCTGGGCGATTTAGCCGAAAGCCTGCTCAAGCGCGAACTCGATGTCAAAGATTTAGGTCGCGCCTTGCCCGGACACGGCGGCATTCTCGACCGCTGCGATTCTCTTTTATTCGCCGCGCTACCGGTTTACTTTTACGCTCTGTGGCGCATTCTGCCCTGA